A window from Bubalus kerabau isolate K-KA32 ecotype Philippines breed swamp buffalo chromosome 5, PCC_UOA_SB_1v2, whole genome shotgun sequence encodes these proteins:
- the BLZF1 gene encoding golgin-45 — protein sequence MTTLESLETKAILTPSPIRGAGDGMETEAPPKSIEVTPGIQPITHHILQSPRKKAVPSESPGVLQLGKILAEKAVEVEAVRILVPKAAITHNIPYKNAKVKSLGHHKGELLGQPEGVIEPRKELSEVKNTLEKLKNSERRLLQDKEGLSNQLRVQSEVNRELKKLLVASVGDDLQYHFERVAREKNQLILENEALGRNIAQLSEQLERMSIQCDVWRSKFLASRVMADELTNSRAVLQRQNRDAQSAIQDLLSEREQFRQEMIATQKLLEELLVSLQWGREQTYYPSGQPHSTAELALTNHKLAKAVNSHLLGNVGTNGQKKLPSTVEFCSTPAEKMAETVLRILDPVTCTESSPDNPFSESSPTTLLATKKNIGRFHPYTRYENITFNCCNHCQGELIAL from the exons CCATCCTTACTCCATCCCCAATCCGAGGAGCAGGAGATGGAATGGAAACTGAGGCGCCGCCTAAATCTATTGAAGTTACTCCTGGAATCCAACCTATAACGCATCACATCCTTCAGAGTCCACGAAAGAAAGCAGTCCCATCAGAGAGCCCAGGAGTTCTTCAGCTAGGGAAGATTCTCGCTGAAAAAGCCGTGGAAGTTGAAGCTGTAAGAATTTTAGTTCCCAAAGCCGCTATAACCCATAATATCCCCTACAAAAATGCAAAGGTTAAGTCTCTGGGACATCATAAAGGAGAACTCCTCGGCCAGCCAGAGGGAGTCATAGAACCCAGAAAGGAACTGTCCGAGGTAAAGAATACATTGGAAAAGCTCAAGAACTCTGAAAGGAGGTTGCTGCAGGACAAAGAAGGCCTTTCAAACCAGCTCAGAGTACAGTCAGAG GTCAATCGTGAGTTAAAAAAGCTGCTGGTGGCTTCTGTTGGGGATGACCTTCAGTATCACTTTGAACGTGTAGCCCGTGAGAAAAATCagcttattttagaaaatgaagccCTGGGTCGAAACATCGCTCAGCTTTCTGAACAGTTAGAACGGATGTCAATACAGTGTGATGTGTGGCGAAGTAAATTCCTCGCAAGCag gGTTATGGCAGATGAGTTAACCAACTCCAGAGCAGTTCTGCAGCGTCAGAACCGTGATGCACAGAGCGCTATACAAGATCTCCTGAGTGAACGGGAACAGTTTCGTCAGGAAATGATAGCTACGCAGAA GTTGCTGGAGGAGCTCTTGGTCTCTTTGCAGTGGGGAAGGGAGCAGACTTACTACCCTAGCGGGCAACCTCACAGCACGGCAGAACTAGCATTAACAAATCACAAGTTGGCAAAAGCAGTAAATTCTCATCTTCTGGGAAATGTTGGCACTAATGGTCAAAAAAAGCTTCCATCAACAGTTGAATTCTGCAGTACTCCAGCAGAAAAAATGGCTGAAACg GTTCTACGCATTTTGGATCCAGTTACATGTACAGAAAGCTCACCTGATAATCCATTTTCTGAGTCTTCACCAACCACCTTACTtgctacaaagaaaaatattggaCGATTTCATCCCTATACAAGATATGAAAATATAACTTTCAATTGCTGCAATCACTGCCAGGGAGAACTTATTGCCCTTTAA
- the LOC129652995 gene encoding LOW QUALITY PROTEIN: SNRPN upstream reading frame protein-like (The sequence of the model RefSeq protein was modified relative to this genomic sequence to represent the inferred CDS: inserted 1 base in 1 codon; substituted 2 bases at 2 genomic stop codons), whose translation MVQARDHLHLRRTMEKQVLEVEVQVKRRRTASLSNQKCPLYLRXSQQQXQQVXVVDFQAELKRAFLAETPRNG comes from the exons ATGGTGCAAGCCAGGGACCATTTACACCTGAGACGGACTATGGAAAAGCAAGTACTGGAGGTGGAAGTCCAAGTCAAACGCAGAAGGACAGCCTCACTGAGCAACCAGAAGTGTCCCCTGTACCTGAGGTAAtctcagcagcagtagcaacaag CTGTGGTTGATTTCCAGGCAGAACTGAAACGAGCTTTCTTAGCTGAGACACCAAGAAATGGATAA